Proteins from a single region of Oscillatoria sp. FACHB-1406:
- a CDS encoding transposase — protein MKYDPQIHHRRSIRLKNYDYRQNGTYFITLCTYEKQCWFGKIVGGEVHLNALGKIARSCWQEIPHHFDGVNLDVFVIMPNHLHGLLTILHETAWSSEATQEFGKMVSGSVSSILRCYKAAVTRKINLLCNSKAYPIWQKNYYEHIVRDEESLSSIRQYIIDNPLVWENDPEYLSVGCSLELDLQF, from the coding sequence ATGAAATACGATCCGCAAATTCATCATCGACGGTCTATTCGCCTCAAAAACTATGACTATCGACAAAATGGAACGTATTTTATTACTCTTTGTACCTACGAGAAACAATGTTGGTTTGGCAAGATTGTTGGAGGCGAAGTCCATCTCAATGCTCTCGGTAAAATTGCCCGTTCCTGCTGGCAGGAAATCCCCCATCATTTCGATGGAGTGAATTTAGATGTTTTCGTTATCATGCCCAATCATCTTCACGGTCTTTTGACAATTCTGCACGAAACAGCTTGGAGTTCTGAGGCAACCCAAGAATTTGGCAAAATGGTCAGCGGTTCAGTTTCCTCAATTCTCCGTTGTTACAAAGCGGCTGTTACTCGTAAAATTAATCTGCTCTGCAATAGTAAAGCTTATCCGATTTGGCAGAAGAATTATTACGAACACATCGTTCGCGATGAAGAGTCTTTGAGTTCAATTCGTCAGTATATTATCGATAATCCTCTAGTTTGGGAAAATGACCCGGAATATCTTTCTGTAGGATGCAGTCTTGAGTTGGATTTACAGTTTTGA